A single genomic interval of Tsukamurella paurometabola harbors:
- a CDS encoding recombinase family protein: MSTPASAPGRAVIYARVSSDRAGGRSVEEQVSECRTECERHAWPVADVLVDNDVSASRYATKDRPEYARLQALLQPGDVLVMWEASRAQRDLKRYVELRDLCARRGVRWSYSGRLYDLSDGDDRFSTGLDALLAEKEAEQTRTRILRAHRANLADGKPHGRVPYGYRIIRDPETGKPVRREPHPGQAPLIAEAARRVLAGQSFASVVRWIAEQDDSLRWDAAKLRRLLINPTLAGFRVHTEVKDGVRGPRMIHGRGTWEPILTEDQHNDLVALFAARQSGPRGVPVKYLVSGIAECGVCGEKVWRGRGGTKKDGSRYEVYTCRPGRHAARRLDLVDEAVHEVVEQILTSPAVLAALAETPEADTTAPARLAELRARLDAVETEIIEGRMPASTGARAATRLEALIAEAEAAAAPVFTDPAVRSLATAADPVAEWRGMPLADQREFIKATLHIRIERIGRGRWHDKRAGITIEPQRR, translated from the coding sequence ATGAGCACCCCAGCCTCCGCCCCTGGTCGGGCGGTCATCTACGCCCGCGTCTCGTCGGATCGCGCCGGTGGGCGCTCGGTCGAGGAGCAGGTCTCCGAGTGCCGGACCGAGTGCGAGCGGCACGCCTGGCCGGTCGCGGACGTGCTCGTGGACAACGACGTATCCGCCAGCCGGTACGCCACCAAGGACCGGCCCGAGTACGCCCGGCTCCAGGCGCTGCTCCAGCCCGGCGACGTGCTCGTGATGTGGGAGGCGAGCCGCGCGCAACGCGACCTCAAGCGGTACGTGGAACTGCGCGATCTGTGCGCCCGTCGCGGAGTGCGGTGGTCGTACTCCGGACGCCTCTACGACCTCAGCGACGGCGACGACCGCTTCTCCACCGGTCTGGACGCCTTGCTGGCCGAGAAGGAGGCCGAACAGACCCGCACCCGCATCCTCCGCGCACACCGCGCCAACCTGGCTGACGGCAAGCCGCACGGTCGCGTGCCGTACGGATACCGCATCATCCGTGACCCCGAGACCGGCAAGCCCGTACGACGCGAGCCGCACCCCGGCCAGGCCCCGCTCATCGCGGAGGCGGCCCGGCGCGTTCTCGCGGGCCAGTCGTTCGCCTCGGTCGTCCGATGGATCGCGGAGCAGGACGACTCGTTGCGCTGGGACGCGGCCAAGCTGCGCCGCCTGCTCATCAACCCCACGCTGGCGGGGTTCCGCGTGCACACCGAGGTCAAGGACGGCGTGCGGGGGCCGCGCATGATCCACGGCCGGGGCACGTGGGAGCCGATCCTCACTGAGGACCAGCACAACGACCTGGTGGCGCTGTTCGCCGCCCGGCAGAGCGGCCCGCGCGGGGTGCCGGTCAAGTACCTGGTGTCCGGCATCGCTGAGTGCGGGGTCTGCGGCGAGAAGGTGTGGCGGGGCCGAGGCGGCACCAAGAAGGACGGCAGCCGCTACGAGGTCTACACGTGCAGGCCCGGCCGTCACGCCGCCCGGCGTCTGGACCTGGTGGACGAGGCCGTGCACGAGGTGGTCGAACAGATTCTGACCTCCCCCGCCGTCCTGGCCGCACTGGCCGAGACGCCCGAGGCCGACACCACCGCCCCTGCCCGGCTGGCCGAGCTACGCGCGAGGCTCGACGCGGTGGAGACCGAGATCATCGAGGGGCGGATGCCCGCGTCCACCGGAGCGCGTGCGGCGACCCGGCTGGAGGCGTTGATCGCGGAGGCCGAGGCGGCGGCAGCTCCGGTGTTCACGGACCCGGCCGTGCGCAGCCTCGCCACCGCCGCCGACCCCGTTGCAGAGTGGCGCGGTATGCCGCTGGCGGACCAGCGCGAGTTCATCAAGGCGACCCTGCATATCCGCATCGAGCGGATCGGGCGCGGCCGGTGGCACGACAAGCGCGCCGGAATCACCATCGAGCCCCAGCGTCGGTGA
- a CDS encoding AAA family ATPase encodes MASVVRSRNTYPDMQQGPVLGERGLASEFPASATTRLHDEGMIVSQNTSSTTADGASEPAEFVPGAFVRDQYDSELGLFDNRAAEALGALAAVRVADLRRAGMDFPAPPTNGEVVAWCRGRGRVWNPPQRAGADLHTVRAALGGVHPAYRVALVDLVEHERHGEAWEAVARELNTVARGARRGSERPTTLTPGQLIEAGLTADQIRTLPRATKAATARSVELVETWDAEARLVASERGSEAKAARAACSLAIPEPINLAEYVRQTPRQIVHDLLPYGLGLGLFAEKKAGKSTAVMELVRALISGDKFLGQFDTELPEDARVVLLDTEMGVDLLHEEYVTNGVLAPDEAARFDVFDLLGTPALADVRTEAVRARWRERITPGSFIIIDCLYKVLGALSIGENDDAVGRVITGFEQLVTECGAVGWVLVHHLGKDPTKGARGHGSIEGSMAVLSYLRLTGSLTDPREFWAFGRGGVSIEPLLLSYDDHQLRVDESRLVRKARARDDKQRDIDLKVQKLVRENPGMSVRFFQELEKDQRGGIGSKAIRDSIARQLQATPPTIKNLGTEHKSELHPADPYNA; translated from the coding sequence ATGGCGTCGGTCGTGCGGAGCCGGAACACCTACCCCGACATGCAACAAGGCCCCGTTCTCGGGGAACGGGGCCTTGCTTCGGAGTTTCCAGCATCCGCGACCACTCGCCTCCACGACGAAGGAATGATCGTGTCTCAGAATACCAGCTCCACCACGGCCGATGGAGCCAGCGAGCCCGCCGAGTTTGTTCCCGGTGCGTTCGTGCGCGACCAGTACGACTCCGAGCTGGGGCTGTTCGACAACCGTGCGGCCGAGGCTCTCGGCGCGCTGGCCGCCGTGCGGGTCGCGGACCTGCGGCGTGCCGGGATGGACTTCCCGGCTCCGCCTACCAACGGTGAGGTGGTCGCGTGGTGTCGCGGACGTGGGCGCGTGTGGAATCCGCCGCAGCGGGCGGGGGCCGACCTGCACACCGTCCGCGCCGCGCTCGGCGGAGTGCACCCCGCTTACCGAGTCGCGCTGGTCGATCTGGTCGAGCACGAGCGGCACGGCGAGGCGTGGGAGGCAGTGGCCCGGGAACTCAACACCGTTGCGCGAGGGGCCAGGCGGGGCAGCGAGCGCCCGACCACGCTGACCCCCGGCCAGTTGATCGAGGCGGGCCTGACCGCCGACCAGATCAGGACCTTGCCACGGGCCACGAAGGCGGCGACGGCTCGCTCGGTCGAGCTGGTGGAGACCTGGGACGCCGAGGCCCGGCTCGTGGCCAGCGAGCGGGGGAGCGAGGCCAAGGCTGCCCGCGCGGCGTGCTCGCTGGCCATCCCCGAGCCGATCAACCTTGCCGAGTACGTCCGTCAGACACCCCGCCAGATCGTTCACGATCTGCTGCCGTACGGACTGGGGCTCGGTCTGTTCGCCGAGAAGAAGGCGGGCAAGTCCACCGCCGTCATGGAGCTGGTCCGCGCGCTGATCAGCGGCGACAAGTTCCTCGGCCAGTTCGACACCGAGCTGCCCGAGGACGCTCGCGTGGTGCTTCTGGACACCGAGATGGGCGTGGACCTGCTGCACGAGGAGTACGTCACGAACGGGGTGCTCGCGCCGGATGAGGCTGCGAGATTCGACGTGTTCGACCTGCTCGGTACTCCTGCGCTGGCCGACGTGCGTACCGAGGCTGTGCGGGCGCGCTGGCGCGAGCGGATCACGCCGGGGTCGTTCATCATCATCGACTGCTTGTACAAGGTGCTCGGTGCGCTCAGCATCGGGGAGAACGACGATGCAGTGGGCCGGGTCATCACGGGCTTCGAGCAGCTCGTCACCGAGTGCGGCGCGGTCGGCTGGGTTCTCGTGCATCACCTGGGCAAAGACCCGACCAAGGGTGCTCGCGGCCACGGCTCCATCGAGGGTTCAATGGCGGTGCTGTCCTACCTGCGGCTGACCGGTTCGCTGACGGACCCGCGTGAGTTCTGGGCCTTCGGGCGCGGCGGGGTGAGCATCGAGCCTCTACTGCTGTCGTACGACGATCACCAACTCCGCGTGGACGAGTCCAGGTTGGTGCGAAAGGCCCGCGCCCGCGATGACAAGCAGCGCGACATCGACCTCAAGGTGCAGAAGCTCGTGCGCGAGAACCCCGGCATGTCGGTCAGGTTCTTCCAGGAACTGGAGAAGGACCAGCGTGGCGGCATCGGCAGCAAGGCGATTCGTGACTCCATCGCGCGGCAGCTACAGGCCACCCCGCCGACCATCAAGAACCTGGGAACCGAGCACAAGAGCGAGCTGCACCCTGCCGATCCGTACAACGCCTGA